A genomic region of Elaeis guineensis isolate ETL-2024a chromosome 9, EG11, whole genome shotgun sequence contains the following coding sequences:
- the LOC105051235 gene encoding L-type lectin-domain containing receptor kinase S.1 has translation MKQRILAAVIHLLSLSAISAAVDFLFNSFNTSDLLLVGDARVDSSVLRLTNDSNYYSIGRAFFPSRLHLSTAPNRTLSSFSTSFVFSILPDIPSSPGFGLAFVLSNSTSPPGAISGQYFGIFSNSTRQSPAPLLAVEFDTGQNPEFNDPDGNHVGIDLNFIQSAKTHSAGYYRNGSSGLEFIPLDMRSGKNIRAWIEFDGPQFQINVTIAAAEDPRPPQPLISYTDPHIANYVSPEMFVGFSASKVKWVEAQRILAWSLSDTGGAARELNTSNLPVFLPQSSSSSSSPSPGLIAGVSCASVALAILVLSSGFYYYHRKKRAKIREEGKEEDEEDEEWELKYWPRRFCYEDLSNATDGFSKERLLGIGGFGKVYKGALPVSISRGIEGGGGGEAEEVEEVAVKCVSHDSKQGLREFMAEISSIGRLQHRSLVPLRGWCRKGNELMLVYGYMPNGNLSQWIFDEGRRETMGWVARRRVLADVAEGLQYLHQGWEQVVLHRDVKSSNILLDGEMRGRLGDFGLAKLYERGAAPSNTRVVGTLGYLAPELALAATPTVASDVYSFGVVVLEAACGRRPIERAARVEDEDWVLVEWVREMYAEGRLVEVAEKRMEFREEEMELVLKLGLACCHPEPEKRPAMSEVVALLLAAEGPGNPATDSAPISLSSSAAAD, from the coding sequence ATGAAGCAGCGGATCTTAGCCGCCGTCATccacctcctctccctctccgccATCTCCGCCGCCGTGGATTTCCTCTTCAACTCCTTCAACACCTCCGACCTCCTCCTCGTCGGCGACGCCCGCGTTGACTCCTCCGTCCTCCGCCTCACCAACGACTCCAACTACTACTCCATCGGCCGCGCCTTCTTCCCCTCCCGCCTCCATCTCTCCACCGCCCCCAACCGCACTCTctcctccttctccacctccttcGTCTTCTCCATCCTCCCCGACATCCCGAGCAGCCCCGGGTTCGGCCTCGCCTTCGTCCTCTCCAACTCCACCTCGCCGCCCGGCGCCATCTCCGGCCAGTACTTCGGCATCTTCTCCAACTCCACCCGCCAGTCTCCGGCGCCGCTACTCGCCGTCGAGTTTGACACCGGCCAGAACCCGGAATTCAACGATCCTGACGGCAATCACGTCGGCATCGACCTCAACTTCATTCAATCAGCTAAAACTCATTCCGCCGGCTACTACCGGAACGGCTCGTCGGGACTTGAATTCATTCCTCTTGACATGAGATCAGGGAAAAATATCCGAGCTTGGATCGAATTCGATGGGCCTCAATTCCAAATCAACGTCACAATCGCCGCCGCCGAGGATCCGAGACCGCCGCAGCCACTGATCTCCTACACGGACCCGCATATCGCCAACTACGTCTCGCCGGAGATGTTTGTCGGCTTCTCGGCTTCGAAGGTCAAGTGGGTGGAGGCTCAGAGGATTCTTGCCTGGAGCCTCAGCGACACCGGCGGCGCCGCGCGGGAGCTCAACACGTCCAATCTCCCCGTCTTCCTGCCCCAATCTTCGTCCTCCTCGTCATCTCCATCTCCAGGACTCATAGCCGGGGTCTCTTGCGCATCCGTTGCTCTCGCAATCCTCGTCCTCTCCTCGGGTTTCTACTACTACCATAGAAAGAAGAGGGCTAAGATccgggaagaaggaaaagaagaggatgaggaggacgAAGAGTGGGAACTGAAGTACTGGCCGCGGCGATTCTGCTATGAAGATCTCTCGAACGCCACAGATGGGTTCTCGAAGGAGAGACTTCTCGGAATCGGTGGATTTGGGAAGGTCTACAAGGGGGCTCTCCCGGTTTCGATCTCCAGAGGAATtgaagggggaggaggaggagaagcggAGGAGGTGGAGGAAGTGGCGGTGAAGTGTGTGTCCCACGACTCGAAGCAGGGGCTGCGGGAGTTCATGGCGGAGATATCAAGCATAGGGAGGCTGCAGCACCGGAGCTTGGTCCCGCTCCGAGGGTGGTGCCGGAAAGGAAACGAGTTGATGCTGGTGTACGGATACATGCCCAACGGCAATCTTAGCCAGTGGATCTTCGACGAAGGGAGGAGGGAGACCATGGGGTGGGTGGCGCGGCGGCGAGTGCTGGCGGATGTGGCGGAGGGGCTGCAATACCTGCATCAGGGGTGGGAGCAGGTGGTGCTCCACCGGGACGTGAAGAGCAGCAACATACTGCTGGATGGCGAGATGCGGGGGAGGCTCGGAGACTTCGGGCTGGCCAAGCTGTACGAGCGAGGGGCGGCGCCGAGCAACACCAGGGTGGTGGGCACGCTGGGGTATCTGGCGCCGGAGCTGGCGTTGGCGGCGACGCCCACGGTGGCGAGTGACGTGTATAGCTTTGGGGTGGTGGTGTTGGAGGCGGCATGCGGGCGGCGGCCGATTGAGAGGGCGGCGAGGGTGGAGGATGAGGATTGGGTGCTGGTGGAGTGGGTGAGGGAGATGTATGCGGAGGGGCGGCTGGTGGAGGTGGCGGAGAAGCGGATGGAGTTCCGGGAGGAGGAGATGGAGCTGGTGCTCAAGCTGGGCCTGGCCTGCTGCCATCCCGAACCGGAGAAGCGGCCCGCAATGAGTGAGGTGGTGGCCCTGCTGCTGGCCGCCGAGGGTCCCGGAAACCCTGCAACAGACTCTGCTCCAATATCTCTTTCTTCTAGTGCTGCTGCTGATTGA